In one window of Rhinoderma darwinii isolate aRhiDar2 unplaced genomic scaffold, aRhiDar2.hap1 Scaffold_944, whole genome shotgun sequence DNA:
- the TMEM256 gene encoding transmembrane protein 256: MATSVAGRVWGRVGAVSGALAVTAGAYGAHGFRRSDRDDYLKELYVTGNQYHFLHSLALLAVPHCRRPLLAGSLLTSGMVLFCGTFYYHALSGDPSLTKAAPYGGALLILGWAAMAL; the protein is encoded by the exons ATGGCGACGTCCGTGGCTGGTCGAGTATGGGGGAGGGTCGGGGCAGTGTCGGGGGCTCTAGCTGTGACGGCAGGTGCCTACGGAGCTCACG GGTTCAGGCGCAGCGATCGGGACGATTACTTGAAGGAG CTTTATGTGACCGGTAATCAGTATCACTTCCTGCACAGCCTGGCATTACTAGCGGTACCGCACTGCCGACGCCCCCTACTG GCTGgatctctcttgacatccggaatGGTCCTGTTTTGTGGTACGTTCTATTACCATGCTCTGAGCGGAGACCCTTCCCTGACCAAGGCTGCACCATACGGGGGCGCACTCCTCATTCTGGGGTGGGCTGCCATGGCGCTGTGA